In Lodderomyces elongisporus chromosome 2, complete sequence, the following proteins share a genomic window:
- the SET1 gene encoding histone methyltransferase set1 (BUSCO:EOG09264CH7) — protein sequence MAYGESYRSRGYRGDRGAGYYGDSSYRKPHSQRDDHGSSRSRLDDTRRNYSPSSGSGGFPSDGFNRRYANKGRGSTYEKEDWSYRDKRRWHHSGAGVGASGALANTSGKATPLTNTSDRNSSDAVYSGTDTKTGVNRTDLEFTKLAHHTDFTNAITISNTDSSTPNNSSSSSSSSSNSKNYKVLYDPELDTSLSKAERKMKSKKLRFNGEGVPTDQLVDPRIANLSHYLSKPNKKSSKFPFKQLPQARFIYDSDSLGPAPLTTLVIWDLPISVNMQYLKNYLGTYGSIENIEIINDPNTAVPLGVATFRFKGTPEKSSDLATKFVERVKIELIKINGIALKIGLNDSEDTLLNQKVNIARGKIINQRLKREQEEEKRRLKLQEEQKKQEEIAKKEAEIKKQQEIEEAKRRAAELKYKPNTTLLSSRHDHKVEEGVFLPNELTKYIKNRPYLLIRDKYVPTKKVSSQEIKRTLKKYDWTRVLSDKTGYYVVFNSLKECIKCFEQEDCRKLFEFRLVMELAVPEGFEESQRGNDEADNDIIEEASNVLIKEFESFLVKDIRERIIAPHILKLLDHSNYPALVEELKAKEQQEAKAKIAATSNASLKLNALSLLEKQKQNLKPKTKYFKQVEDRFGSRKHGKKGAIIPMQHALNDDDDDDDDHEDEDDDDGGEGASSDEDEITSGSATPMVREPLKRVHSSSATSIVDEFEVGEPERKKHKKSRKEMSTESDDEMESISGKNEEDTEDVERVKKEEEDEEAEKKEKSTEEQEPMDAEMDDVDQMSLDSKYRPTEKRPRTVYPETTIPDTVDLRCLQEFIKDAEDLEFAQSILGDVDVMDSDVPVLKNIEYWAWKQGKNTNESEEIVERDEGFIDDEQEAEEIEEEPEEELPAHLESASGCFKSEGYKKIPDEDKNHYLPHRKRADKFIKTVQYEEDDDEKATEGSHSNNNSNSNNSNSINNGSSSTTTNNSNSNTNAAQSSRVNRANNRRFAADITAQIGTESDVLSLNALTKRKKPVTFARSSIHNWGLYAMEPIAAKEMIIEYVGERIRQQVAEHREKSYLRTGIGSSYLFRIDENTVIDATKKGGIARFINHCCSPSCTAKIIKVDGKKRIVIYALRDIEANEELTYDYKFERETNDDERIRCLCGAPGCKGFLN from the coding sequence ATGGCGTATGGCGAAAGTTATCGAAGTAGAGGGTATAGAGGCGACCGCGGTGCTGGCTACTACGGCGATTCATCTTATCGAAAACCTCACAGTCAACGAGATGACCATGGTTCTTCGCGAAGTCGACTCGACGACACTAGGAGGAATTATTCTCCGAgcagtggtagtggtggctTTCCAAGTGATGGCTTCAATCGACGATATGCCAATAAGGGCCGAGGAAGCACATATGAGAAAGAAGATTGGTCATATAGAGATAAAAGGCGATGGCATCACTCTGGTGCTGGTGTAGGTGCCAGTGGTGCTTTAGCTAACACGTCAGGAAAAGCCACACCTCTAACAAATACCAGTGATCGTAACTCACTGGATGCAGTATATAGCGGTACAGATACCAAGACAGGAGTTAACAGGACTGATTTAGAGTTCACCAAATTGGCGCATCACACAGACTTTACCAATGCAATTACCATACTGAATACAGATTCGAGTACCCCTAATAATTCTAgttccagttccagttccagttccaATTCCAAAAACTACAAAGTGCTCTACGACCCAGAACTCGATACTTCCCTAAGCAAAgctgaaagaaaaatgaaatcaaAGAAATTGAGGTTTAATGGAGAGGGGGTTCCCACGGACCAATTGGTGGATCCAAGAATTGCCAATTTGAGTCATTACCTACTGAAACCTAATAAAAAGTCCAGCAAGTTTCCATTTAAACAACTACCACAAGCTCGATTTATCTACGATTCAGATTCCTTAGGGCCGGCTCCACTTACAACTTTAGTGATTTGGGATTTACCGATAAGTGTCAATATGcagtatttgaaaaattaccTAGGCACGTATGGTCTGATTGAAAATATAGAGATTATCAACGACCCGAATACGGCTGTTCCATTAGGGGTAGCTACGTTTAGATTCAAAGGAACGCCAGAAAAGTCTAGTGACTTGGCTACTAAATTTGTTGAGCGAGTTAAAATAGAGctcatcaaaatcaatggCATTGCATTAAAAATTGGACTTAATGACTCGGAGGATACTTTACTTAATCAAAAAGTGAACATTGCAAGAGGTAAAATCATTAATCAACGATTGAAGAgggaacaagaagaagaaaaaagacgTCTTAAGttacaagaagaacaaaagaaacaggaGGAGATTGCGAAAAAGGAAGCAGAGATTAAAAAGCAACAGGAGATTGAAGAGGCCAAGAGACGAGCAGCTGAACTCAAATACAAACCCAATACAACGTTGTTGTCGTCTAGGCACGATCATAAAGTCGAAGAAGGGGTATTTTTGCCCAACGAATTGACCAAATACATAAAGAATAGACCTTATCTACTTATCAGAGACAAGTACGttccaacaaaaaaagtttcATCACAGGAAATAAAGAGAACGTTAAAGAAATACGATTGGACCAGAGTCTTGTCTGACAAAACAGGGTATTATGTGGTTTTCAACTCATTAAAGGAGTGTATCAAATGTTTTGAACAAGAAGATTGCAGAAAATTATTTGAATTTCGATTAGTGATGGAGTTGGCAGTTCCCGAAGGGTTTGAAGAGTCGCAGCGAGGCAATGACGAAGCTGACAATGACATTATCGAGGAGGCATCGAATGTTCTTATCAAAGAATTTGAATCATTTTTGGTGAAAGATATAAGAGAGAGGATCATTGCACCTCATATCTTGAAGCTTCTTGATCATTCCAACTACCCAGCATTAGTTGAAGAGTTAAAAGCAAAGGAGCAGCAAGAGGCAAAGGCCAAGATTGCGGCAACTTCTAATGCTTCGTTGAAGCTCAACGCCCTCTCGTTAttggaaaagcaaaagcagaATTTGAAACCGAAAACGAAATATTTCAAACAAGTTGAAGATCGATTCGGTAGTCGCAAGCATGGAAAGAAGGGGGCTATCATACCAATGCAACATGCActtaatgatgatgatgacgatgacgacgatcatgaagatgaagatgacgatgatggcGGCGAAGGTGCAAGTtctgatgaagatgaaattaCAAGTGGATCGGCCACACCAATGGTCCGAGAACCTTTAAAAAGAGTACATAGCTCTTCTGCAACTAGCATTGTTGATGAGTTTGAGGTTGGAGAACCGGAGAGGAAAAAACATAAGAAGCTGAGAAAAGAGATGAGCACAGAAAGTGATGACGAAATGGAAAGTATTAGTGGAAAGAACGAGGAGGATACAGAGGACGTAGAAAGGgtcaagaaagaagaggaggatgAGGAGGCggagaaaaaggagaaaagtACAGAGGAACAGGAGCCGATGGATGCCGAGATGGACGACGTTGATCAAATGTCATTGGATTCTAAGTACAGGCCGACCGAAAAAAGACCTCGCACAGTTTACCCAGAGACCACTATTCCAGACACGGTGGATTTACGCTGTCTCCAAGAATTTATCAAAGACGCAGAGGATTTGGAATTTGCTCAAAGTATATTAGGTGATGTAGATGTGATGGACTCAGATGTACCCGTattgaaaaatattgaaTATTGGGCTTGGAAACAAGGTAAGAATACCAACGAGTCTGAAGAAATTGTTGAGCGGGACGAAGGatttattgatgatgagcAAGAGGCAgaggaaattgaagaagaaccTGAAGAAGAGTTACCTGCACATTTAGAGTCAGCTTCAGGATGCTTCAAGAGTGAGGGATACAAGAAGATTCCCGATGAAGATAAAAACCATTACTTGCCACATCGTAAGAGAGCAGATAAATTCATCAAGACTGTGCAATATGAAGAGGACGACGATGAGAAAGCTACCGAGGGTAGCCACAGtaataacaacagcaatagcaacaatagcaatagtATCAAtaatggtagtagtagtactactactaataattccaacagcaacaccaatgCGGCACAAAGCTCACGTGTTAACCGTGCCAATAATAGAAGGTTTGCTGCCGATATAACTGCACAGATTGGAACAGAATCCGATGTATTGAGCTTGAATGCGCTcaccaaaagaaagaaaccaGTTACATTTGCGCGGTCTTCGATTCACAACTGGGGTCTTTATGCAATGGAACCTATTGCAGCCAAGGAGATGATTATTGAATATGTTGGCGAAAGAATTCGTCAACAAGTTGCTGAGCATAGAGAAAAGAGCTATTTAAGGACTGGTATCGGATCGTCATACTTGTTTAGAATCGATGAGAATACGGTTATCGATGCAACGAAAAAGGGGGGTATTGCTAGGTTCATTAATCATTGCTGCAGTCCAAGCTGTACAGCGAAAATCATCAAAGTTGATGGTAAAAAGAGGATTGTTATTTATGCGTTGAGGGATATTGAGGCGAATGAGGAATTGACATATGATTACAAATTTGAAAGAGAAACGAACGATGACGAACGTATAAGATGCTTGTGCGGTGCTCCAGGTTGCAAAGGGTTCTTAaattga
- the CDC5 gene encoding Cell cycle serine/threonine-protein kinase cdc5/MSD2: protein MSTLRSQPLQPLNGGQLNARTNNNNNNNNNNNITPIKSVRISKENLPQLDQDENQNQKQKVQPQTQKKKKEKLSALCKTPPSIVRTRNGRDYRRGNFLGEGGFARCFQMKDAAGQIYAAKTVAKASIKNEKTKTKLLSEIKIHKSLKHPNIVNFVDCFEDDINVYILLEICPNQSLMELLKNRKRVTEPEVRFFMVQVVGAIKYLHSRRVIHRDLKLGNIFFDPEMNLKIGDFGLASVLPSNDSKKYTICGTPNYIAPEVLGGKNTGHSFEVDIWAIGIMMYALLVGKPPFQAKDVNVIYERIKKTEYYFPEDKPISDSAKQLIKDLLSLNPLNRPTIDEVLSYDWFKGPFPDRTREISLMEAPEGIDCISRAQSSINFKAAKDMAGIYTPKSKNPVEILKSDLHSEQPRALLPQSLSPNDTRNKYQEVDLDQLGRPRKVNFNSHFSTTIKRLNQVCFETYQNMRRLEYSRHEEFELPLCETPTLISKWVDYSNKYGFSYQLTNDDIGVLFNDENTLLKLYNSDKFLELIYHDEEGWTCIENSLSHPPAQAKRQLEIVDFFAKYMNSNLSKVSENEERKEIVFLRRYTRTPEYIMFEMTNGNFQFNFKDHHKICISKSGLAITHISPDRLTQTHPLQHVMELENFPTEQVPDCLQKIAIIKEAIKRRAFKEI from the coding sequence ATGTCTACTCTCCGCTCTCAGCCATTGCAGCCGTTAAATGGTGGCCAACTTAATGCCCGCacgaacaacaacaacaacaacaacaacaacaacaacatcacaCCTATAAAGTCTGTCAGGATATCAAAGGAAAATCTACCGCAATTAGATCAAgatgaaaatcaaaaccaaaaacaaaaggttcaacctcaaactcaaaagaaaaagaaagaaaagcttTCTGCATTGTGCAAGACTCCACCTTCGATTGTTAGAACAAGAAATGGCCGTGACTATCGCCGTGGAAATTTCCTTGGTGAAGGTGGGTTTGCGCGCTGTTTCCAAATGAAGGATGCTGCCGGCCAGATATACGCTGCCAAGACAGTTGCTAAAGCATCGATCAAGAATGAAAAGACCAAGACCAAGCTCTTGTCTGAGATCAAAATCCACAAATCTTTGAAACATCCGAATATTGTCaattttgttgattgttttgAAGATGACATCAATGTCTACATTCTTTTAGAGATCTGTCCAAACCAGTCGCTTATggaattgttgaagaatagaaaaagagtaaCTGAACCCGAAGTGAGGTTTTTCATGGTTCAGGTCGTTGGTGCTATCAAATACTTGCATTCAAGAAGAGTTATTCACAGAGACCTCAAGTTGGGAAACATATTTTTTGATCCCGAGATGAACTTGAAAATTGGCGATTTTGGACTTGCGTCCGTGCTTCCCTCGAATGATTCTAAAAAATACACCATTTGCGGTACTCCAAATTATATTGCTCCAGAAGTGTTGGGTGGCAAAAACACTGGTCATAGCTTTGAAGTGGACATTTGGGCTATTGGAATTATGATGTATGCGTTGTTGGTTGGTAAGCCACCTTTCCAGGCTAAGGATGTTAATGTCATTTATGAAAGGATTAAAAAAACCGAGTACTATTTCCCCGAAGATAAACCTATCTCGGATTCTGCAAAGCAATTAATCAAAGATTTATTGAGCTTAAACCCATTAAATAGACCCACAATTGATGAAGTGCTCAGTTATGATTGGTTTAAAGGCCCTTTTCCAGACAGAACAAGAGAAATTAGTTTGATGGAGGCCCCCGAGGGAATCGATTGTATTTCTAGAGCACAATCTTCAATCAACTTCAAAGCTGCGAAAGATATGGCAGGTATTTATACTCCCAAGAGCAAAAACCCAGTTGAGATTCTTAAATCCGATTTGCACTCTGAGCAACCCCGTGCATTACTTCCACAATCTCTTTCACCGAACGatacaagaaacaaataccAGGAGGTGGATCTTGATCAACTTGGCAGGCCAAGAAAAGTCAATTTCAACTCTCATTTCTCTACTACTATCAAGCGTTTGAACCAAGTGTGCTTCGAGACCTATCAAAACATGAGAAGATTAGAGTATTCGAGGCACGAAGAGTTTGAATTGCCACTATGTGAAACTCCTACTTTGATTAGTAAATGGGTTGATTATTCAAACAAGTATGGATTTTCGTATCAGCTAACAAACGACGATATTGGAGTCTTGTTTAACGACGAAAACACGTTGTTGAAGCTATACAATTCCGACAAATTCTTAGAATTGATTTATCATGACGAAGAAGGATGGACATGTATCGAAAACTCATTAAGTCACCCTCCGGCCCAAGCAAAGAGACAATTGGAGATTGTTGATTTCTTTGCCAAATACATGAATAGTAATCTTTCCAAAGTGAGTGAGAATGAAGAGAGGAAAGAGATTGTTTTCCTTAGACGTTATACAAGAACTCCTGAGTATATCATGTTTGAGATGACAAATGGCAATTTCCAGTTTAATTTCAAGGATCATCATAAAATCTGCATTTCCAAGTCTGGTTTGGCTATTACTCATATTTCTCCAGACCGGCTAACACAAACTCATCCGTTGCAACATGTTATGGAGCTAGAGAATTTTCCAACAGAACAAGTTCCTGACTGTTTACAAAAAATTGCTATAATCAAGGAAGCGATCAAGAGAAGAGCATTTAAAGAGATATAA
- the RPB11 gene encoding DNA-directed RNA polymerase II core subunit (BUSCO:EOG0926591L) produces MNAPDRFELFILPDGVDKIKITPDTKVPNAAIIKIEREDHTLANLLRAQLLKDPRVIFAAYKVEHPLFANFVLRIQTEEDYTPKEALKNACNMLINELGAIKSKFSEEWALKVLLNNEDDY; encoded by the exons ATGAACGCACCAGATAGATTCGAGCTCTTCATTCTTCCCGATGGCGTTGATAA AATCAAGATCACACCGGACACGAAAGTACCCAATGCTGCCATTATTAAAATTGAGAGAGAAGACCATACATTGGCAAACTTGTTGCGTGCACAGCTATTGAAAGACCCTCGTGTTATATTTGCTGCTTATAAAGTTGAACATCCattatttgcaaattttGTCTTGCGTATACAGACGGAGGAGGATTATACTCCAAAAGAGGCATTAAAAAATGCTTGCAACATGTTGATTAATGAATTGGGTGCAATCAAAAGTAAATTCTCAGAAGAGTGGGCCCTTAAGGTTCTTTTGAACAACGAGGATGACTATTAA
- the SIN3 gene encoding Transcriptional regulatory protein sin3, with the protein MSNQQESWSAQQRPLNQQFNRQHPPVLPPPATLEQGSQQFYPLPSLPSLGNGSGHHSQHGHGFTIPSINPVNDSIQMGHGSDHSRQTPEIRRPSIVTFGNPQSSSLPPPSSLTNINTEHQNMSNDIGTQPQHQQSLHQQQPPPPPPQQQQQQQQQQQQQQQSQTQSQQQLPLQQPPAGVSSPIGGIPNRSSTSNVYRPLNVKDALSYLDQVKIQFYNQSEVYNNFLDIMKDFKSQSIDTPGVIDRVSTLFKGHPNLIQGFNTFLPPGYKIECSLDPSDPNPIRVTTPTGTTTGSNIAGTSYNQGWGNDEMSVVATVSQQQQQFNEAIGNQNAGSGQTEFNHAISYVNKIKTRFANQPDIYKQFLEILQTYQREQKPIAEVYEQVTQLFANCPDLLDDFKQFLPDTSNQTFAQTQRIPSAAEKFYLNNETQLPPVGNFQPIGPAANQQAYAGQQPHQQQQQQSQPQHQQTLPPQQHHLQQQQQQQQQQHQHQHQLPPHQQQQQQQQQQGVPSSVGVVPERKGVYDSSAVDNSAYKRKTVEVDIDNYNQEAQHSNVRSGLAPVGAVAPTTTKAGKSQGRASAAGTPGAAAGSNTGVTATTAVAPPLNATLVPGIPEPVLPSKTVKTSSLSEEITFFDKIRKALGNRSTYSEFLKLLNLFTQDIIDKDTLVERVDGFLGDANTDLLDWFKSFVGYEDKPQNLENITFKKHALELSLCKAYGPSYRQLPKAETFMPCSGRDEMCWEVLNDEWVGHPTWASEDSGFIAHRKNQYEEVLFKIEEERLEFDYYMESNLRTIQILETIANRIANMTPEQKANFKLPPGLGHNSTTIYKKVIRKIYDKDRGFEVIDALHENPSIAVPIVLKRLKQKDEEWKRAQREWNKVWREMEQKVFYKSLDHLGLTFKQADKKLLTSKQLVSEISTVKVEQQNKRLHPLTPKPQEQLNYKFEDQDVLFDIFKLASVFINRSSSYSSYDREKLTQFFKFFISLFFGIPMDQTDKAIQKRGEEPNADADLDTENGVEEGSSQNQTTTNPSDASKKRSRDTDLLKDVLKRASKSRRDERGGSPDLQGSETLSQEVNEEVERSGESWVKSSTSKHGSLDNASGGSEDTTTAATASSSSPSSSSSSSTTTATAAASTAAMAKSSPQKRDKYNLFCNTTIYIFFRHLTTLYERLLYIKSINDKVGEEIRNRKYPQFAKDLNLLSHQLQDMGVDLVGDKDCYQQVLSLSERLIEGEIEHQWFEESLRQGYKNKAYKIYTVDKVVQALVKHMHSVISDTKTSEIMVLFDNDRSKPVSSAKEQILYRISVRALMSAEENMFKIAYNESDKTVNIQFISLDDLTLNDQSTNEEQYNYYVTSYIMSHPTEGVLASKLNMPFLKSFIEEVEEDSVEGHVISDLKVAIAENSYKLYFDSGHDEYIAKTVFKRSDDDKKSQNEKVKSLRKLIDERLSLQEDSEEVAEKDEDVPAQQ; encoded by the exons ATGTCTAATCAGCAGGAGTCTTGGTCTGCTCAGCAGCGACCCCTCAACCAACAGTTCAA TCGTCAACATCCACCAGTcttaccaccaccagctACTTTGGAGCAAG GTTCTCAGCAATTTTATCCTTTGCCAAGTTTACCAAGCTTGGGTAATGGTAGTGGGCATCATTCTCAACATGGACACGGGTTCACCATTCCATCCATTAATCCAGTCAATGATTCAATTCAAATGGGCcat GGATCAGACCATTCGAGACAGACACCGGAAATAAGGAGGCCATCGATTGTTACTTTTGGCAATCCACAAAGCTCATCCTTACCACCACCGTCATCGTTGACCAATATTAATACTGAACATCAAAATATGAGCAACGATATCGGaacacaaccacaacatcagcaatcacttcatcaacagcagccaccaccaccaccaccacaacaacaacagcagcagcagcaacagcaacaacaacaacaacaatcacaaACACAATCACAACAGCAGTTGCCTCTTCAGCAACCACCTGCTGGTGTTTCGAGTCCTATTGGCGGAATTCCCAACAGGTCCAGTACTAGTAACGTCTACCGACCATTGAATGTGAAGGATGCATTGTCATATTTGGATCAAGTCAAAATACAGTTCTATAATCAGTCAGAAGTATACAATAATTTTTTGGATATTATGAAAGATTTCAAGTCGCAAAGTATTGATACGCCAGGAGTGATTGATCGTGTATCTACCTTGTTTAAAGGTCATCCCAATTTGATCCAAGGATTCAACACTTTTTTGCCACCCGGTTATAAAATTGAATGTTCATTGGATCCTTCTGACCCTAATCCAATTAGGGTAACGACACCTACTGGAACCACCACGGGCTCGAACATTGCCGGTACCTCATACAATCAAGGTTGGGGTAACGATGAAATGTCTGTGGTTGCCACAGTAtctcagcaacagcaacaattcAATGAGGCAATTGGCAATCAAAATGCCGGATCTGGTCAAACCGAGTTTAACCACGCTATATCATATGTGAATAAGATAAAGACGCGATTTGCCAATCAACCAGATATATACAAGCAATTTTTAGAGATTTTGCAAACTTATCAAAGAGAGCAAAAACCTATTGCCGAAGTGTACGAACAAGTTACGCAATTATTTGCCAATTGTCCCGACTTGCTTGATGATTTCAAGCAGTTTTTGCCTGATACTAGTAACCAAACTTTTGCTCAAACACAACGTATTCCATCAGCTGCTGAGAAGTTTTATTTGAATAATGAAACACAATTGCCACCAGTTGGAAACTTTCAACCGATCGGACCCGCGGCAAATCAACAAGCATATGCAGGACAACAAccacatcaacaacaacaacaacaatcacaacCACAGCACCAGCAAACTTTACCACcgcaacaacatcatcttcagcaacaacaacaacaacaacaacaacaacatcagcaCCAACATCAGTTACCAccacatcaacaacagcaacagcagcagcagcaacagggTGTTCCTTCTTCTGTGGGAGTTGTTCCAGAAAGAAAGGGGGTGTACGATTCTTCTGCAGTTGATAATTCTGcgtacaaaagaaagacagTAGAAGTCGATATAGATAACTACAACCAGGAAGCACAACACTCTAATGTTAGATCTGGTTTGGCTCCTGTTGGAGCTGTGGCACCCACTACAACAAAGGCTGGCAAATCTCAAGGTAGAGCTCTGGCCGCTGGAACTCCAGGTGCAGCTGCTGGTAGTAATACGGGCGTCACTGCTACTACGGCTGTTGCTCCGCCACTAAATGCTACTTTGGTCCCTGGTATTCCTGAACCAGTGCTTCCTTCCAAAACCGTCAAGACTTCATCTCTTTCGGAAGAGATTACTTTCTTTGACAAGATCAGGAAAGCTTTGGGAAATAGACTGACTTATAGTgagtttttgaaacttttaAATTTGTTTACGCAAGATATTATCGACAAAGATACTTTAGTGGAACGTGTTGATGGCTTTTTGGGAGATGCAAATACGGACTTACTTGATTGGTTTAAGCTGTTTGTTGGCTATGAGGATAAGCCCcaaaatttggaaaatattACTTTCAAAAAGCATGCTTTGGAACTTTCGTTGTGTAAAGCGTATGGTCCTTCCTATAGGCAACTTCCAAAAGCAGAAACATTTATGCCCTGTTCTGGTAGAGACGAGATGTGTTGGGAAGTATTGAATGACGAATGGGTTGGGCATCCTACTTGGGCTTCAGAGGACTCTGGATTTATTGCACACAGGAAAAATCAATACGAAGAAGTGTTGTTcaagattgaagaagagagacTCGAGTTTGATTACTACATGGAATCCAACTTGAGAACCATTCAAATTTTGGAAACTATTGCAAATAGAATTGCAAACATGACACCAGAGCAGAAAGCCAACTTCAAGTTGCCACCAGGCTTAGGACATAATTCTACAACCATTTATAAAAAAGTCATTCGTAAAATCTATGATAAGGATCGTGGATTTGAAGTGATTGATGCCTTGCACGAAAATCCATCGATTGCAGTTCctattgttttgaaaagattgaaacaaaaagacgAGGAATGGAAACGTGCCCAAAGGGAGTGGAACAAGGTGTGGAGAGAGATGGaacaaaaagttttttacAAGTCATTGGATCATCTTGGTTTGACTTTTAAGCAAGCAGATAAAAAACTACTTACTTCTAAGCAACTTGTAAGTGAGATCAGCACCGTGAAAGTCGAacagcaaaacaaaagacttCATCCTCTAACTCCAAAACCTCAAGAGCAATTGAATTACAAATTTGAAGATCAAgatgttttgtttgataTTTTCAAACTCGCGAGTGTCTTTATCAATCGTTCATCGAGTTATTCATCTTATGATCGAGAAAAGCTCACGcagtttttcaaatttttcatttcgtTGTTTTTTGGAATCCCAATGGATCAAACTGACAAAGCTATTCAGAAGAGGGGAGAAGAGCCCAATGCGGATGCTGATCTTGATACTGAAAATGGAGTGGAAGAAGGATCGCTGCAAAACCAAACCACCACAAATCCTAGTGATGCTTCGAAAAAACGTTCGCGCGACACTGATTTACTCAAGGATGTTTTGAAGAGAGCATCCAAATCCCGACGTGATGAAAGAGGCGGATCTCCTGATTTACAAGGTCTGGAGACTCTTCTGCAAGAAGTCAATGAGGAAGTGGAAAGATCTGGAGAACTGTGGGTTAAATCTAGTACTTCAAAACACGGTTCACTAGACAATGCTAGTGGTGGTAGCGAGGATACCACTACTGCTGCTAccgcatcatcatcatcaccatcatcatcttcttcttcttcaacaacaactgcaacagcagcagcgtCGACTGCAGCAATGGCAAAATCAAGCCCACAAAAGCGTGACAAAtacaatttgttttgcaacactACAATCTACATATTTTTCCGTCATTTAACAACTTTGTACGAAAGATTGCTTTATATCAAGTCCATCAATGATAAGGTTGGCGAGGAGATTCGAAATCGTAAATATCCTCAATTTGCTAAGGATTTGAATTTGCTTTCGCACCAGTTGCAGGATATGGGGGTAGATTTGGTTGGTGATAAAGATTGTTATCAACAAGTACTTTCTTTATCAGAGAGGCTTATTGAGGGCGAGATTGAGCATCAATGGTTTGAAGAGAGTTTGCGTCAAGgttacaaaaacaaagctTACAAGATTTATACTGTTGACAAGGTTGTGCAAGCTTTGGTCAAACACATGCATTCAGTCATTTCCGACACAAAGACGTCTGAGATAATGGTTCTTTTTGATAATGATCGTTCAAAACCCGTGTCGAGTGCTAAAGAGCAAATTCTTTACCGAATACTGGTTAGAGCTTTGATGTCAGCGGAGGAAAATATGTTCAAGATTGCCTATAATGAAAGCGACAAAACTGTCAATATTCAATTTATCAGTTTAGATGATTTGACATTGAATGATCAATCCACCAATGAGGAGCAATACAATTACTACGTAACAAGCTATATCATGTCTCATCCAACCGAAGGCGTGTTGGCTTCTAAATTGAACATGCCATTTTTGAAGTCCTTTATTGAGGAAGTCGAAGAAGATTCAGTTGAAGGTCATGTTATTTCGGATCTCAAGGTTGCTATTGCCGAAAATTCGTACAAGCTTTATTTTGATTCAGGTCATGATGAATACATTGCCAAGACTGTGTTTAAGCGCTCAGACGATGACAAAAAGAgtcaaaatgaaaaggtAAAGAGTTTGAGGAAGTTGATTGACGAGAGATTATCCTTGCAAGAGGATAGCGAAGAAGTTgctgaaaaagatgaagatgttCCAGCTCAGCAATAG